From Glycine soja cultivar W05 chromosome 4, ASM419377v2, whole genome shotgun sequence, the proteins below share one genomic window:
- the LOC114409205 gene encoding zinc-finger homeodomain protein 2-like isoform X3 — protein MEFDEHEDQEEEEEEEMGFSVAAASYDSLGNAAVRSKMSGGEGVAVTGNSGRKGTLRYRECQKNHAVSIGGQAVDGCCEFLAAGEEGTLEAVICAACNCHRNFHRKEIDGETSPYRQRSQPQPQPLHPQYHHQFSPYYHRAPPPSAAGYLHHHLVTPPVSQHRPLALPPLASGGVFSREEEDMSNPSSSGGGGGFSGGGGGSGSGTKKRFRTKFTQEQKDKMLAFAEELGWRIQKHDEVAVEQFCAETCVKRHVLKVWMHNNKHTLGKKP, from the coding sequence ATGGAATTTGACGAGCACGAGGAccaagaggaagaggaggaagaggaaatgGGATTCTCAGTGGCGGCTGCGAGTTACGACTCGCTGGGAAACGCGGCGGTGAGGTCTAAAATGAGCGGCGGCGAGGGAGTTGCGGTCACCGGGAATTCTGGTCGGAAAGGGACGCTGAGATACAGAGAATGTCAGAAGAACCACGCCGTCAGCATTGGAGGCCAAGCCGTCGACGGCTGCTGCGAGTTTTTGGCCGCCGGGGAGGAAGGTACGCTGGAGGCCGTAATTTGCGCCGCCTGCAACTGCCACCGCAATTTCCACCGCAAGGAGATCGACGGCGAAACCAGCCCTTACCGGCAGCGTTCGCAGCCGCAGCCTCAGCCTCTGCACCCTCAGTACCACCACCAATTCTCCCCTTACTACCACCGCGCCCCACCACCTTCGGCTGCCGGgtacctccaccaccacctgGTAACTCCTCCGGTGTCGCAGCACCGGCCCTTGGCTCTGCCACCGTTAGCTTCCGGAGGAGTGTTCAGTAGGGAGGAAGAAGACATGTCAAACCCCAGTtccagcggcggcggtggcggttttagtggtggtggaggtggtAGCGGGAGTGGAACGAAGAAGAGGTTTAGGACGAAGTTCACGCAGGAGCAGAAGGATAAGATGCTTGCATTTGCGGAGGAGCTAGGGTGGAGAATTCAGAAGCATGACGAAGTTGCTGTGGAACAATTCTGCGCTGAAACTTGCGTCAAGAGACATGTGCTCAAGGTTTGGATGCACAATAACAAACACACTCTTGGTAAGAAACCATAA
- the LOC114408347 gene encoding protein MAIN-LIKE 2-like: MLKPAGQVEHTPKLTMNFFVLRRRPTASARRQREAAPVAELTEDVPALGAEGLIGDGAEGLVVMVLRDPLLMMLSDFQERPELKLVSHGRKVEKFGRPAPEIEGLVDPTRLTPLIECSVVTGDLGVIFAFVERWHKETSSFYLLVGELTITLDDVASLLHLPITGTFHSFEPLHVDEAVIMLVELLDVSGEEARAETSESYAWGAAALVHMYDQSNEASQSTRQQIVGYLTLLQCWIYEHFPSVHDSVTDDGYDETSPHA, translated from the exons ATGCTCAAGCCTGCAGGCCAAGTGGAGCATACTCCGAAGCTTACGATGAATTTCTTTGTGCTC CGGCGTAGACCTACCGCATCCGCACGTAGGCAACGGGAAGCTGCCCCTGTTGCTGAGCTGACTGAGGACGTACCAGCACTTGGTGCAGAGGGATTAATTGGTGATGGTGCTGAGGGCTTAGTGGTGATGGTGCTGAGGGATCCGCTACTGATGATGCTGAGTGATTTCCAG GAACGTCCTGAATTAAAGTTGGTCTCCCACGGAAGGAAGGTTGAGAAGTTTGGGAGGCCAGCTCCTGAGATTGAAGGGTTAGTCGATCCCACAAGATTAACTCCTTTGATCGAGTGTTCAGTAGTCACCGGCGATTTGGGAGTTATATTCGCTTTTGTCGAGAGGTGGCACAAGGAGACTAGCAGCTTCTATCTTTTAGTAGGAGAGTTGACCATCACACTAGATGATGTGGCGTCACTCCTCCATCTGCCGATCACAGGCACCTTCCACAGCTTCGAGCCTCTACATGTGGACGAGGCAGTCATCATGTTGGTGGAGTTGCTTGATGTCTCGGGTGAGGAGGCTAGAGCTGAGACT AGTGAGAGCTATGCCTGGGGAGCTGCCGCGCTGGTGCATATGTATGACCAGTCAAATGAAGCTTCTCAGAGCACTAGACAACAGATTGTTGGGTACCTTACTTTATTACAg TGTTGGATATATGAGCACTTTCCCAGTGTGCATGATAGCGTTACTGATGATGGCTACGATGAGACGTCCCCACATGCCTGA
- the LOC114409205 gene encoding zinc-finger homeodomain protein 2-like isoform X1, with translation MEFDEHEDQEEEEEEEMGFSVAAASYDSLGNAAVRSKMSGGEGVAVTGNSGRKGTLRYRECQKNHAVSIGGQAVDGCCEFLAAGEEGTLEAVICAACNCHRNFHRKEIDGETSPYRQRSQPQPQPLHPQYHHQFSPYYHRAPPPSAAGYLHHHLVTPPVSQHRPLALPPLASGGVFSREEEDMSNPSSSGGGGGFSGGGGGSGSGTKKRFRTKFTQEQKDKMLAFAEELGWRIQKHDEVAVEQFCAETCVKRHVLKVWMHNNKHTLANSEQRSAGNGSNHLNSTTIIENSQLS, from the exons ATGGAATTTGACGAGCACGAGGAccaagaggaagaggaggaagaggaaatgGGATTCTCAGTGGCGGCTGCGAGTTACGACTCGCTGGGAAACGCGGCGGTGAGGTCTAAAATGAGCGGCGGCGAGGGAGTTGCGGTCACCGGGAATTCTGGTCGGAAAGGGACGCTGAGATACAGAGAATGTCAGAAGAACCACGCCGTCAGCATTGGAGGCCAAGCCGTCGACGGCTGCTGCGAGTTTTTGGCCGCCGGGGAGGAAGGTACGCTGGAGGCCGTAATTTGCGCCGCCTGCAACTGCCACCGCAATTTCCACCGCAAGGAGATCGACGGCGAAACCAGCCCTTACCGGCAGCGTTCGCAGCCGCAGCCTCAGCCTCTGCACCCTCAGTACCACCACCAATTCTCCCCTTACTACCACCGCGCCCCACCACCTTCGGCTGCCGGgtacctccaccaccacctgGTAACTCCTCCGGTGTCGCAGCACCGGCCCTTGGCTCTGCCACCGTTAGCTTCCGGAGGAGTGTTCAGTAGGGAGGAAGAAGACATGTCAAACCCCAGTtccagcggcggcggtggcggttttagtggtggtggaggtggtAGCGGGAGTGGAACGAAGAAGAGGTTTAGGACGAAGTTCACGCAGGAGCAGAAGGATAAGATGCTTGCATTTGCGGAGGAGCTAGGGTGGAGAATTCAGAAGCATGACGAAGTTGCTGTGGAACAATTCTGCGCTGAAACTTGCGTCAAGAGACATGTGCTCAAGGTTTGGATGCACAATAACAAACACACTCTTG CTAATTCTGAGCAACGTTCAGCTGGGAATGGATCGAACCACTTGAACAGCACAACAATAATTGAGAATTCTCAATTATCCTAA
- the LOC114409203 gene encoding serine/threonine-protein kinase-like protein At1g28390, with product MGFGAPCVPSPIPILMGYLSCNAHSSIATCHPHHKPLAATPIRHFPYADIVAAANGFSSDTFLGRGSHGRVYRATLDAGKLLAAVKTTKLVATSTSKNHATKCTGCGNCTSPAENEIEILSQIPSPRLVNLIGFSTDPNGNKLLVVEYMPNGSLHDLLHSVKKPPGWNRRVRFALQVAKAVRELHSSNPPVIHRDVKSSNVLIDQEWNARLGDFGLALRGHVEDVRVKCTPPAGTLGYLDPCYLAPEDLSAKSDVFSFGILLLEIISGRNAIDVNFSPPSVVDWAVPLIKIGDFAGICDRRIGPPPDPAVVRQLAVLAARCVRSTAEKRPSMAEVVECLNLARKRIRASPIWNSLRRRVARVESALPVFDGNDCDGSEEFVRMVNKGGSGSKRNGKVSSVSRVGYGSEASNNNKVMRSKSIGSGSLKGSWVKMQPHQTENEGFGRRKVKLKRSKSMGVLQGSLLIHYGSENDVVIRSGMAKLVVKDKLEKPLVKSR from the coding sequence ATGGGTTTTGGCGCCCCATGTGTTCCCTCACCCATCCCAATTCTCATGGGCTACCTCTCTTGCAATGCCCACTCCTCAATCGCCACCTGCCACCCCCACCACAAACCCCTCGCCGCAACACCAATCCGACACTTTCCCTACGCCGACATCGTCGCCGCCGCCAACGGCTTCTCCTCCGACACCTTCCTGGGCCGAGGCAGCCACGGCAGAGTCTACAGAGCCACCCTGGACGCCGGCAAGCTCCTCGCCGCCGTCAAAACGACCAAACTTGTCGCCACCAGCACCTCTAAAAACCACGCCACCAAATGCACCGGCTGCGGCAACTGCACCAGCCCCGCCGAAAACGAGATCGAGATCCTCTCCCAAATCCCCAGCCCCCGCCTCGTCAACCTCATCGGCTTCAGCACCGACCCAAACGGCAACAAATTACTCGTCGTCGAATACATGCCCAACGGCTCGCTCCACGATCTGTTACACTCCGTTAAAAAACCGCCCGGTTGGAACCGTAGGGTCCGGTTCGCGCTTCAGGTCGCAAAAGCGGTTCGCGAACTACACTCTTCCAACCCTCCCGTTATTCACCGTGACGTTAAGTCTTCCAATGTTTTAATCGATCAAGAATGGAACGCCAGGCTCGGTGACTTCGGCTTGGCCTTAAGGGGACACGTGGAGGACGTTCGCGTCAAGTGCACTCCCCCCGCGGGGACCTTAGGGTACCTCGACCCGTGCTACCTTGCGCCGGAGGATCTTAGTGCTAAGAGCGACGTCTTCAGCTTCGGAATCTTGCTCTTGGAAATAATCAGTGGAAGAAACGCTATTGATGTTAACTTTAGCCCTCCGTCTGTGGTGGACTGGGCGGTGCCGTTGATTAAGATCGGCGACTTTGCCGGAATCTGCGACCGCCGAATCGGCCCTCCGCCGGACCCTGCCGTGGTGCGGCAGCTCGCAGTGCTGGCCGCCAGATGCGTGAGGTCGACGGCGGAGAAGCGGCCGTCGATGGCGGAGGTGGTGGAGTGTCTTAATCTGGCGAGGAAGAGGATCCGCGCGTCACCGATTTGGAACAGTCTGCGGCGGCGCGTGGCACGCGTCGAGAGCGCGCTTCCGGTGTTTGACGGCAATGATTGTGATGGGAGTGAGGAATTTGTGAGGATGGTGAATAAAGGTGGGAGTGGGAGTAAGAGGAACGGGAAAGTATCGAGTGTGTCGCGTGTAGGGTATGGGAGTGAGGCctccaataataataaagtgATGAGGTCAAAGTCCATTGGTTCTGGTTCGTTGAAAGGGAGTTGGGTCAAAATGCAACCGCACCAAACGGAGAATGAAGGGTTTGGGAGAAGGAAGGTGAAGCTAAAAAGGTCAAAGTCTATGGGGGTTTTGCAAGGTTCGCTACTGATACATTATGGCAGCGAGAATGATGTAGTAATTCGTTCGGGAATGGCCAAGTTGGTTGTTAAGGATAAGTTGGAAAAACCGTTAGTGAAATCGCGTTGA
- the LOC114409205 gene encoding zinc-finger homeodomain protein 2-like isoform X2, whose protein sequence is MEFDEHEDQEEEEEEEMGFSVAAASYDSLGNAAVRSKMSGGEGVAVTGNSGRKGTLRYRECQKNHAVSIGGQAVDGCCEFLAAGEEGTLEAVICAACNCHRNFHRKEIDGETSPYRQRSQPQPQPLHPQYHHQFSPYYHRAPPPSAAGYLHHHLVTPPVSQHRPLALPPLASGGVFSREEEDMSNPSSSGGGGGFSGGGGGSGSGTKKRFRTKFTQEQKDKMLAFAEELGWRIQKHDEVAVEQFCAETCVKRHVLKVWMHNNKHTLAGNGSNHLNSTTIIENSQLS, encoded by the exons ATGGAATTTGACGAGCACGAGGAccaagaggaagaggaggaagaggaaatgGGATTCTCAGTGGCGGCTGCGAGTTACGACTCGCTGGGAAACGCGGCGGTGAGGTCTAAAATGAGCGGCGGCGAGGGAGTTGCGGTCACCGGGAATTCTGGTCGGAAAGGGACGCTGAGATACAGAGAATGTCAGAAGAACCACGCCGTCAGCATTGGAGGCCAAGCCGTCGACGGCTGCTGCGAGTTTTTGGCCGCCGGGGAGGAAGGTACGCTGGAGGCCGTAATTTGCGCCGCCTGCAACTGCCACCGCAATTTCCACCGCAAGGAGATCGACGGCGAAACCAGCCCTTACCGGCAGCGTTCGCAGCCGCAGCCTCAGCCTCTGCACCCTCAGTACCACCACCAATTCTCCCCTTACTACCACCGCGCCCCACCACCTTCGGCTGCCGGgtacctccaccaccacctgGTAACTCCTCCGGTGTCGCAGCACCGGCCCTTGGCTCTGCCACCGTTAGCTTCCGGAGGAGTGTTCAGTAGGGAGGAAGAAGACATGTCAAACCCCAGTtccagcggcggcggtggcggttttagtggtggtggaggtggtAGCGGGAGTGGAACGAAGAAGAGGTTTAGGACGAAGTTCACGCAGGAGCAGAAGGATAAGATGCTTGCATTTGCGGAGGAGCTAGGGTGGAGAATTCAGAAGCATGACGAAGTTGCTGTGGAACAATTCTGCGCTGAAACTTGCGTCAAGAGACATGTGCTCAAGGTTTGGATGCACAATAACAAACACACTCTTG CTGGGAATGGATCGAACCACTTGAACAGCACAACAATAATTGAGAATTCTCAATTATCCTAA
- the LOC114408348 gene encoding uncharacterized protein LOC114408348 yields MKGLTASPYQTCIDALTITNVCWMPYGDHRGVRAFDLISCFQGQLRWGLIVVTLRPKRMVRQFGYIQTIPPPPISATLSYKDINDRWMPYSDHLAVAGDQPRHPPIPQHEAYLEQDISEVPVAVEGGPSQDACEAIAERLERVLNLRMVTEGTKLHEIMEDCRRITKGVTSDGNVYVRAR; encoded by the exons ATGAAGGGATTAACAGCATCGCCGTACCAGACATGTATAGATGCTTTGACGATCACTAACGTGTGCTGGATGCCTTATGGTGACCACCGAGGAGTTAGGGCGTTTGACCTCATTTCATGCTTCCAGGGTCAGCTTAGATGGGGTCTTATTGTGGTCACACTTCGACCAAAGAGGATGGTGCGACAATTCGGCTACATTCAGACCATCCCTCCACCGCCTATTAGTGCCACCTTGTCATATAAGGATATCAATGACAGGTGGATGCCCTACTCGGACCATTTAGCAGTTGCAG GTGATCAGCCCAGACATCCACCTATCCCACAACATGAGGCATACCTGGAGCAAGATATCTCAGAGGTCCCAGTGGCAGTAGAAGGTGGACCGTCACAG GATGCTTGTGAAGCGATCGCAGaaaggttggagcgtgtgctcaacctaAGGATGGTCACTGAAGGCACAAAGTTACATGAGATCATGGAAGATTGCCGCAGGATCACTAAGGGTGTCACCTCAGATGGAAATGTGTATGTTAGGGCGCGATGA